The following proteins are co-located in the Microbacterium immunditiarum genome:
- the sucB gene encoding 2-oxoglutarate dehydrogenase, E2 component, dihydrolipoamide succinyltransferase: MSTSVVLPALGESVTEGTVTRWLKKVGDTVQADEGLLEISTDKVDTEIPSPVSGVLEEILVQEDETVEVGAVLAKIGDGSGASTDAPAPAAAQPEAEAAPAAQEAPAAEAAPAPAAEAPAAEAAPAAAPAEAAPAPAEAAPAPAAEAPAAEAPAAGAPAPSGEGKDVVLPELGESVTEGTITRWLKNVGDSVAVDEALLEISTDKVDTEIPSPVAGVVQQIYVQEDETVAVGSPLARIGEGAAAAPAAPAPAPAEAAPAPAEAPAPAAEPAPAAQPASQAPAAPAAVPAEAPAPAAQPAPAAQAPAPAQAAPAAQAAPAPRPAPGGGDDDGIPYVTPLVRRLAQQQGVDLATVKGTGVGGRIRKEDVLKAAEAASAPAAAAPAVAKREPLEVSPLRGTTQPMSRLRKVLAERAVASMQQTAQLTTVVEVDVTRLANFRDAVKADFQAKTGDKLSFLPFFALAAAEALQAYPVVNSTVDGTDIVYPATENLSIAVDTERGLLTPVLRDAGSKNIAQIAHEIADLATRTRENKLKPDELAGGTFTLTNTGSRGALFDTPVVFLPQTAILGTGVVVKRPGVVTVDGKDAIAIRSYVYLALSYDHRVIDGADAARFLGAVKARLEEAAFEDQLGV; encoded by the coding sequence ATGAGCACTTCCGTGGTCCTCCCCGCGCTCGGAGAGAGCGTTACCGAGGGAACGGTCACCCGCTGGCTCAAGAAGGTCGGTGACACTGTCCAGGCCGACGAAGGTCTCCTCGAGATCTCGACCGACAAGGTCGACACCGAGATCCCCTCGCCCGTCAGCGGCGTCCTCGAAGAGATCCTCGTCCAGGAGGACGAGACGGTCGAGGTCGGCGCGGTCCTCGCGAAGATCGGCGACGGCTCGGGCGCTTCGACGGATGCCCCGGCCCCCGCCGCCGCGCAGCCCGAGGCCGAGGCGGCTCCCGCCGCCCAGGAGGCTCCGGCCGCCGAAGCCGCACCCGCGCCCGCCGCTGAGGCACCCGCCGCTGAGGCAGCTCCCGCTGCCGCGCCCGCGGAGGCTGCTCCCGCCCCGGCCGAGGCCGCACCGGCTCCGGCCGCGGAGGCTCCCGCCGCCGAGGCACCTGCCGCCGGCGCTCCCGCGCCTTCGGGCGAGGGCAAGGACGTCGTTCTCCCCGAGCTCGGCGAGAGTGTCACCGAGGGCACCATCACGCGGTGGCTGAAGAACGTGGGCGACTCGGTCGCGGTCGACGAGGCGCTTCTCGAGATCTCGACCGACAAGGTCGACACCGAGATCCCCTCGCCCGTCGCCGGTGTCGTACAGCAGATCTACGTGCAGGAGGACGAGACCGTCGCCGTCGGCTCGCCGCTCGCCCGCATCGGCGAAGGTGCGGCAGCCGCTCCCGCGGCGCCCGCTCCGGCGCCGGCCGAGGCCGCTCCCGCTCCTGCCGAGGCGCCGGCGCCCGCCGCCGAGCCCGCACCGGCCGCCCAGCCGGCCTCGCAGGCGCCCGCCGCTCCGGCTGCCGTGCCTGCTGAGGCACCGGCTCCGGCTGCCCAGCCCGCGCCTGCCGCTCAGGCACCCGCGCCCGCCCAGGCTGCGCCTGCCGCGCAGGCCGCTCCCGCGCCGCGTCCCGCGCCCGGTGGTGGCGACGACGACGGCATCCCGTATGTCACTCCGCTCGTCCGCCGCCTCGCCCAGCAGCAGGGTGTCGACCTCGCGACGGTGAAGGGCACGGGCGTCGGCGGACGCATCCGCAAGGAGGACGTGCTCAAGGCCGCGGAGGCGGCATCCGCTCCCGCCGCCGCCGCGCCGGCCGTTGCGAAGCGCGAGCCGCTCGAGGTGTCGCCGCTGCGCGGCACGACCCAGCCGATGTCGCGCCTGCGCAAGGTGCTCGCCGAGCGCGCGGTCGCGTCGATGCAGCAGACCGCGCAGCTGACCACGGTGGTCGAGGTCGACGTGACGAGGCTCGCGAACTTCCGCGACGCGGTCAAGGCGGACTTCCAGGCCAAGACGGGCGACAAGCTGTCGTTCCTCCCGTTCTTCGCGCTCGCCGCCGCGGAGGCGCTCCAGGCCTACCCCGTCGTCAACTCGACGGTCGACGGCACCGACATCGTCTACCCGGCGACGGAGAACCTGTCGATCGCCGTCGACACCGAGCGCGGCCTGCTGACGCCGGTGCTGCGCGACGCGGGTTCGAAGAACATCGCGCAGATCGCTCACGAGATCGCCGATCTCGCGACGCGCACGCGCGAGAACAAGCTGAAGCCCGACGAGCTCGCCGGCGGCACGTTCACGCTGACGAACACCGGTTCGCGCGGCGCGCTCTTCGACACTCCCGTCGTCTTCCTGCCGCAGACGGCGATCCTTGGCACTGGTGTCGTCGTCAAGCGCCCGGGTGTCGTGACCGTCGACGGCAAGGACGCGATCGCGATCCGCTCGTACGTCTACCTCGCGCTGTCGTACGACCACCGCGTTATCGACGGTGCGGACGCGGCCCGCTTCCTCGGCGCGGTCAAGGCCCGCCTCGAGGAGGCGGCGTTCGAGGACCAGCTCGGAGTCTGA
- a CDS encoding DUF4191 family protein, translating into MAARTTAPEKRPGFFTQLRSLFTFTRKAFPWLPWLLIGILLVGVGVGLLAGFLVQPVAWWSVVLWTITGLMLGVLASLMTMTRLSTVAMYRQIDGMPGATGHVLSTSLGRRWQASDMPVGINPKTQEAVYRAVGRGGVVIVGEGSRGRLTRLVNDERSKVQRVASGVPVTVLYVGHGDDDVPIAKLASTIKALPKKIDRATMAAVIKRIDSVSQSLTSLPIPKGIDPTKVRAPRPR; encoded by the coding sequence ATGGCCGCCCGCACCACCGCACCCGAGAAGCGTCCCGGATTCTTCACCCAGCTGCGCTCGCTGTTCACGTTCACGCGCAAGGCGTTCCCGTGGCTCCCGTGGCTTCTCATCGGCATCCTGCTCGTGGGCGTCGGCGTCGGCCTCCTGGCCGGCTTCCTCGTCCAGCCCGTGGCCTGGTGGAGCGTTGTCCTGTGGACGATCACGGGCCTCATGCTGGGTGTGCTCGCGTCGCTCATGACGATGACGCGCCTGTCGACGGTCGCGATGTACCGCCAGATCGACGGCATGCCCGGAGCGACCGGTCACGTCCTGTCGACGTCGCTCGGCCGCAGATGGCAGGCGAGCGACATGCCGGTCGGCATCAACCCCAAGACGCAGGAGGCCGTCTACCGCGCCGTCGGCCGCGGCGGCGTCGTCATCGTCGGCGAGGGCTCGCGTGGCCGCCTCACGCGTCTCGTCAACGACGAGCGCTCCAAGGTCCAGCGCGTCGCCTCGGGCGTGCCGGTCACCGTCCTCTACGTCGGACACGGCGACGATGACGTGCCGATCGCGAAGCTCGCGTCGACGATCAAGGCGCTTCCGAAGAAGATCGACCGCGCGACGATGGCCGCAGTGATCAAGCGCATCGACTCGGTGTCGCAGTCCCTCACGTCGCTGCCGATCCCGAAGGGCATCGACCCGACGAAGGTCCGCGCTCCGCGCCCGCGCTGA
- a CDS encoding RDD family protein: protein MPDAPVESSYPGERLGLPAEGPGSIARLGRRVGALFIDYGAAYLISGFFAWDPLAILAIFAAIQLVFLPTIQGSPGHRIFGLRIMRVDGAWVGLWRPIIRTALLIIVIPAVIWDADQRGLHDKAAGTVLVRA from the coding sequence GTGCCTGATGCCCCCGTCGAATCCTCGTATCCCGGCGAGAGGCTCGGGCTTCCCGCAGAGGGTCCCGGATCGATCGCGCGCCTCGGCCGACGCGTCGGCGCGCTGTTCATCGACTACGGCGCGGCCTACCTGATCTCCGGGTTCTTCGCCTGGGATCCGCTCGCGATCCTCGCGATCTTCGCCGCGATCCAGCTCGTCTTCCTTCCGACGATCCAGGGGAGTCCCGGCCACCGGATCTTCGGACTGCGGATCATGCGCGTCGACGGTGCGTGGGTCGGCCTGTGGCGCCCGATCATCCGCACGGCGCTGCTCATCATCGTCATCCCGGCAGTCATCTGGGACGCCGATCAGCGCGGACTCCACGACAAGGCCGCGGGTACGGTGCTCGTGCGCGCCTAG
- the glnA gene encoding type I glutamate--ammonia ligase translates to MFSDSSEVLKFIKDEDVKFLDIRFTDLPGVQQHFNIPASTVDEDFFTVGQLFDGSSIRGFASIHESDMQLIPDVSTAYVDPFRDEKTLIMVFDIYNPRNGEIYGKDPRQVAKKAEKYLASTGIADTAYFAPEAEYYVFDDVRYEVRQGKSYYEVDSEEAAWNSGRAEEGGNLAYKTPYKGGYFPVSPVDKHADLRDDIVLKLIQAGLEVERAHHEVGTAGQAEINYKFDTMVHAADDILKFKYIVKNTALQWGKTATFMPKPLFGDNGSGMHTHQSLWNNGQPLFYDEKGYGGLSDIARWYIGGILAHAPAVLAFTNPTLNSYHRLVKGFEAPVNLVYSAGNRSAAIRIPITGSNPKAKRIEFRAPDASGNPYLAFAAQLMAGLDGIKNRIEPHEPVDKDLYELPPEEAKGIPQVPNSLQDSLDALAADHAFLTEGGVFTEDLIETWIEYKIENEIQPLAQRPHPFEYELYFGV, encoded by the coding sequence ATGTTCAGTGATTCATCCGAGGTGCTGAAGTTCATCAAGGACGAGGACGTCAAGTTCCTCGACATCCGGTTCACGGATCTTCCTGGCGTGCAGCAGCACTTCAACATCCCGGCCTCGACCGTCGACGAGGACTTCTTCACCGTCGGACAGCTGTTCGACGGCTCGTCGATCCGGGGCTTCGCGAGCATCCATGAGTCGGACATGCAGCTCATCCCCGATGTGTCGACCGCGTACGTCGACCCGTTCCGCGACGAGAAGACCCTCATCATGGTCTTCGACATCTACAACCCGCGTAACGGCGAGATCTACGGCAAGGACCCGCGTCAGGTCGCCAAGAAGGCCGAGAAGTACCTCGCTTCGACCGGCATCGCCGACACCGCGTACTTCGCCCCCGAGGCCGAGTACTACGTCTTCGACGACGTCCGCTACGAGGTGCGCCAGGGCAAGAGCTACTACGAGGTCGACTCCGAAGAGGCCGCGTGGAACTCCGGCCGCGCCGAAGAGGGCGGCAACCTCGCCTACAAGACCCCCTACAAGGGCGGCTACTTCCCCGTCTCGCCGGTCGACAAGCACGCCGACCTGCGCGACGACATCGTGCTCAAGCTGATCCAGGCCGGGCTCGAGGTCGAGCGCGCCCACCACGAAGTGGGCACCGCCGGCCAAGCCGAGATCAACTACAAGTTCGACACGATGGTCCACGCGGCCGACGACATCCTGAAGTTCAAGTACATCGTCAAGAACACCGCGCTGCAGTGGGGCAAGACCGCCACCTTCATGCCGAAGCCGCTCTTCGGCGACAACGGCTCGGGCATGCACACGCACCAGTCGCTGTGGAACAACGGCCAGCCTCTGTTCTACGACGAGAAGGGCTACGGCGGCCTGTCCGACATCGCCCGCTGGTACATCGGCGGCATCCTCGCCCACGCCCCCGCGGTGCTCGCGTTCACGAACCCGACCCTCAACAGCTACCACCGCCTGGTGAAGGGCTTCGAGGCGCCGGTCAACCTCGTCTACTCGGCGGGCAACCGCTCGGCCGCCATCCGCATCCCGATCACGGGGTCGAACCCCAAGGCCAAGCGCATCGAGTTCCGCGCGCCGGATGCCTCGGGCAACCCGTACCTCGCGTTCGCCGCGCAGCTCATGGCCGGCCTCGACGGAATCAAGAACCGCATCGAGCCGCACGAGCCGGTCGACAAGGACCTCTACGAGCTTCCGCCCGAGGAGGCCAAGGGCATCCCGCAGGTGCCGAACTCGCTGCAGGACTCGCTCGACGCCCTCGCCGCCGACCATGCGTTCCTCACCGAGGGCGGAGTGTTCACGGAGGACCTGATCGAGACCTGGATCGAGTACAAGATCGAGAACGAGATCCAGCCGCTCGCCCAGCGTCCGCACCCGTTCGAGTACGAGCTGTACTTCGGCGTCTGA
- a CDS encoding bifunctional [glutamine synthetase] adenylyltransferase/[glutamine synthetase]-adenylyl-L-tyrosine phosphorylase, with protein MSLDRSGPLTELARLGFSELGSADAELTELGELIGAAREDLIDGASRAADPDAAVAALLRIARRDPGPIRGLRRDGHGWAALWSLVGASTGFADFFLRHPDEVSALAGQGQRLPTADELRTELLDAVGSVDGFAEAGGDEAWVALRVRYRRMLARIAAYDLLSASPVDEVAGAAAALADAAGAALEASLSVARVRVSRGVGAAGLFPREQVARTSLAIIGMGKAGARELNYVSDVDVIFVAGADDALLEEIGESRVVDIATRLAVQTMRGISGIEVEPPLWEVDANLRPEGKQGALVRTLDSHLAYYDRWAKSWEFQALLKARPLAGDTALGEEYVRAVQPKVWTSAARENFVDSVQRMRERVTEHIPAADAPYQLKLGPGGIRDIEFTVQLLQLVHGLSDDRIRQRGTLEALDALVAEGYIGRAEAAAFSRDYRVLRLLEHRVQLRNLRRTHLMPSRPEELRVLARATGLAETGDAVREQWEAIKREVRDIHVRLFYRPLLSAVAALPAEERVLSTEQAHDRLAAIGFTDPAGALRHIAALTAGLSRKATIQRHLMPVMIRWFADGVDPDYGLLAFRRISERLGDTHWFLRMLRDSSGAAESLTRVLSGSRYIGELMEWIPESAAWLADGEQLRPRTGVALQEEARAIQRRHATVDDAMRSVRALRRRELLRTAMGALLDVLSIDDIAAALTTITEVTIQAMLRAVRREIVPPEDEALDFSIIAMGRFGGGELGFGSDADVMYVYRPNGVDPQRAHELSLQLVAALRRHSEDHRVPLDLDADLRPEGRNGPLVRSIDSYAEYYRRWSLSWEAQALLRARGIAGSIKLITAFTELADEVRYPANVDPHGLREIKRIKARVEAERLPQGVDPTRHLKLGPGGLSDVEWLAQLIQLQHAHAIPELRTASTTGALKAAERAELITDTAADRLSAAWRLASRLRSANTLLSGQTSDVLPVDRQKLDGIGRLLGYPPRSASRVEEDWLGTSRRARRVFEKLFYG; from the coding sequence ATGTCGCTCGATCGGTCCGGACCCCTCACCGAACTCGCCCGCCTCGGCTTCAGTGAGCTGGGGAGCGCCGACGCCGAGCTGACCGAGCTCGGTGAACTCATCGGCGCGGCGAGGGAGGATCTGATCGACGGCGCGAGTCGGGCGGCCGATCCGGATGCCGCGGTCGCAGCCCTGCTGCGCATCGCGCGCCGCGACCCCGGGCCCATCCGCGGGTTGCGCCGTGACGGCCACGGCTGGGCGGCGCTATGGTCGCTCGTGGGGGCGTCGACCGGCTTCGCGGACTTCTTCCTGCGGCATCCGGATGAGGTGTCCGCGCTCGCGGGGCAGGGGCAGCGGCTCCCGACGGCCGACGAGCTGCGCACCGAACTGCTGGACGCGGTCGGCTCGGTGGACGGCTTCGCCGAGGCCGGGGGAGACGAGGCGTGGGTCGCGCTGCGCGTGCGGTACCGCCGCATGCTGGCCCGCATTGCCGCGTACGACCTGCTGAGCGCGTCGCCGGTCGACGAGGTGGCCGGGGCGGCGGCTGCGCTGGCGGATGCCGCGGGGGCCGCGCTGGAGGCTTCGCTGAGCGTTGCCCGGGTGCGCGTGTCGCGCGGAGTCGGCGCCGCCGGCCTGTTCCCACGCGAGCAGGTCGCGCGCACGTCGCTCGCCATCATCGGCATGGGCAAGGCGGGGGCGCGCGAGCTCAACTACGTGAGCGACGTCGACGTCATCTTCGTGGCCGGCGCCGACGACGCGCTGCTCGAGGAGATCGGCGAGAGCCGCGTCGTCGACATCGCGACGCGCCTCGCGGTGCAGACGATGCGCGGCATCTCGGGCATCGAGGTGGAGCCGCCGCTGTGGGAGGTCGACGCGAACCTGCGTCCGGAAGGCAAGCAGGGTGCGCTCGTGCGCACGCTCGACTCGCACCTCGCGTACTACGACCGGTGGGCGAAGAGCTGGGAGTTCCAGGCGCTGCTCAAGGCCCGGCCGCTCGCCGGCGACACCGCGCTGGGCGAGGAGTACGTGCGCGCCGTGCAGCCGAAGGTATGGACCAGCGCAGCGCGCGAGAACTTCGTCGACAGCGTGCAGCGCATGCGCGAACGGGTGACCGAGCACATCCCCGCGGCGGACGCGCCGTATCAGCTCAAGCTCGGGCCCGGCGGCATCCGCGACATCGAGTTCACCGTCCAGCTGCTGCAGCTCGTCCACGGCCTGAGCGACGACCGCATCCGCCAGCGCGGCACGCTCGAGGCGCTCGACGCACTCGTGGCGGAGGGTTACATCGGGCGGGCCGAGGCGGCCGCGTTCTCTCGCGACTACCGCGTGCTGCGTCTGCTCGAGCACCGCGTGCAGCTGCGCAATCTGCGTCGCACGCACCTCATGCCGTCGCGGCCTGAGGAGCTGCGCGTGCTCGCTCGCGCGACGGGCCTCGCCGAGACCGGCGACGCCGTGCGGGAGCAGTGGGAGGCGATCAAGCGCGAGGTGCGCGACATCCACGTGCGCCTCTTCTATCGCCCTCTACTGTCGGCGGTGGCCGCGCTCCCGGCCGAAGAGCGTGTGCTGTCGACCGAGCAGGCGCATGACCGTCTCGCGGCGATCGGCTTCACCGACCCGGCCGGCGCCCTCCGTCACATCGCGGCGCTCACCGCGGGTCTCAGCCGCAAGGCCACGATCCAGCGTCACCTCATGCCCGTCATGATCCGGTGGTTCGCCGACGGCGTCGACCCCGACTACGGACTGCTCGCGTTCCGCCGGATCAGCGAGCGCCTCGGCGACACGCATTGGTTCCTGCGGATGCTGCGCGACTCGTCCGGCGCGGCGGAGAGCCTCACGCGCGTGCTGTCGGGATCCCGTTACATCGGCGAGCTCATGGAGTGGATCCCCGAGTCGGCCGCGTGGCTGGCCGACGGAGAGCAGCTGCGGCCACGGACCGGTGTGGCGCTGCAGGAGGAAGCCCGTGCGATCCAGCGTCGTCATGCGACCGTCGACGACGCGATGCGATCCGTGCGGGCGCTGCGCCGCCGCGAGCTGCTCCGCACCGCGATGGGCGCCCTCCTGGACGTCCTGTCGATCGACGACATCGCCGCGGCGCTCACGACCATCACCGAGGTGACGATCCAGGCGATGCTGCGTGCGGTGCGGCGCGAGATCGTGCCGCCGGAAGACGAGGCGCTCGACTTCTCGATCATCGCGATGGGACGCTTCGGCGGAGGTGAGCTGGGTTTCGGGTCGGATGCCGACGTCATGTACGTGTACCGGCCGAACGGCGTCGACCCCCAGCGTGCCCACGAGCTGTCGCTGCAGCTCGTCGCCGCTCTGCGTCGGCACTCCGAGGACCACCGCGTGCCGCTCGACCTCGACGCGGATCTGCGCCCGGAAGGACGCAACGGGCCGCTCGTGCGGTCGATCGACTCCTACGCCGAGTACTACCGCCGCTGGTCGCTGTCCTGGGAGGCGCAGGCCCTTCTGCGCGCCCGCGGCATCGCGGGAAGCATCAAGCTCATCACCGCGTTCACCGAGCTCGCCGACGAGGTGCGCTACCCGGCGAACGTCGACCCGCACGGCCTGCGCGAGATCAAGCGCATCAAGGCGCGCGTCGAGGCGGAGCGCCTTCCACAGGGCGTCGACCCGACGCGCCACCTCAAGCTCGGGCCGGGCGGCCTCAGCGACGTCGAGTGGCTCGCGCAGCTGATCCAGCTCCAGCACGCCCACGCGATCCCCGAGCTGCGCACCGCGTCGACGACGGGGGCGTTGAAGGCCGCCGAGCGCGCGGAGCTCATCACCGACACCGCCGCAGATCGCCTCTCCGCTGCGTGGCGCCTGGCGAGCCGGCTCCGCTCGGCGAACACGCTCCTGTCCGGGCAGACGAGCGACGTGCTGCCCGTCGACCGCCAGAAGCTCGACGGCATCGGGCGTCTCCTCGGCTACCCCCCGCGCTCGGCGTCGCGCGTCGAGGAGGACTGGCTGGGCACGTCGCGCCGCGCGCGGCGCGTGTTCGAGAAGCTGTTCTACGGCTGA
- the glnA gene encoding type I glutamate--ammonia ligase yields the protein MDKQRDFVLRTIEERGVKFVRLWFTDVIGTLKSVAIAPAEVEGAFAEGLGFDGSAIEGLTRSYESDLLAHPDPTTFQILPWRGEIDPTARMFCDITTPDGQPAVADPRHVLKRALAKAADAGFTFYTHPEIEFYLLKSSSFGPDGPEPVDSAGYFDNVPGGTAHDFRRRSVRMLEDLGISVEYSHHEGGPGQNEIDLRYADALATADNIMTFRTVIKEVAIEQGVYATFMPKPLGGQPGSGMHTHMSLFEGDVNAFYEEGAQYQLSKIGRQFIAGLLRHANEISAVTNQFVNSYKRLWGGDEAPSFICWGHNNRSALVRVPLYKPNKGQSSRVEYRALDSATNPYLAFALMLAAGLKGIEEGYELPPEAEDNVWSLTDAERRALGYAPLPASLDHALEYMEESELVAETLGEQVFNYVLLNKRKEWQEYRSQVTHFELKSNLEML from the coding sequence ATGGACAAGCAGCGGGACTTCGTGTTGCGCACGATCGAGGAGCGCGGCGTCAAGTTCGTGCGTCTGTGGTTCACGGACGTGATCGGAACGCTCAAGTCGGTGGCGATCGCCCCGGCCGAGGTCGAGGGCGCCTTCGCCGAGGGCCTCGGGTTCGACGGCTCCGCGATCGAAGGGCTCACCAGGTCGTACGAGTCCGACCTGCTTGCGCACCCGGATCCCACGACGTTCCAGATCCTCCCGTGGCGCGGCGAGATCGACCCGACCGCGCGCATGTTCTGCGACATCACGACTCCCGACGGGCAGCCCGCCGTCGCCGACCCGCGCCACGTGCTCAAGCGCGCGCTCGCGAAGGCCGCCGATGCGGGATTCACGTTCTACACGCACCCCGAGATCGAGTTCTACCTGCTCAAGTCGTCGTCGTTCGGACCCGACGGCCCGGAGCCCGTCGACTCCGCCGGTTATTTCGACAACGTGCCGGGAGGCACGGCTCACGACTTCCGCCGACGCTCGGTGCGGATGCTGGAAGACCTCGGCATCTCGGTCGAGTACAGCCACCACGAGGGCGGCCCCGGCCAGAACGAGATAGACCTGCGGTACGCGGACGCCCTCGCGACGGCCGACAACATCATGACGTTCCGCACCGTCATCAAAGAGGTCGCGATCGAGCAGGGCGTCTACGCCACGTTCATGCCGAAGCCCCTCGGCGGTCAGCCCGGCAGCGGCATGCACACGCACATGTCGCTGTTCGAGGGCGACGTCAACGCGTTCTATGAAGAGGGCGCGCAGTACCAGCTCTCGAAGATCGGCCGCCAGTTCATCGCCGGACTCCTTCGCCACGCGAACGAGATCTCGGCCGTCACGAATCAGTTCGTCAACTCCTACAAGCGCCTGTGGGGCGGCGACGAGGCGCCCAGCTTCATCTGCTGGGGCCACAACAACCGCTCGGCGCTCGTGCGGGTCCCGCTCTACAAGCCGAACAAGGGCCAGTCGTCGCGCGTCGAGTACCGCGCGCTGGACTCCGCCACGAACCCGTACCTCGCATTCGCCCTCATGCTGGCCGCGGGCCTCAAGGGCATCGAGGAGGGCTACGAGCTGCCGCCCGAGGCGGAGGACAACGTGTGGTCGCTGACGGATGCCGAACGCCGCGCCCTCGGCTACGCGCCGCTGCCCGCGAGCCTCGACCACGCCCTCGAGTACATGGAGGAGTCCGAGCTCGTCGCCGAGACGCTCGGCGAGCAGGTCTTCAACTACGTGCTGCTCAACAAGCGCAAGGAGTGGCAGGAGTACCGCTCGCAGGTCACCCACTTCGAGCTGAAGAGCAACCTCGAGATGCTCTGA
- a CDS encoding SPOR domain-containing protein has protein sequence MTSGEEKYWYVFATGKVEKGFESPAVDRAGPFDTYEEAADAPRLLKERSKAWAEEEAREDGWGGSARGAGADDAGRGDADK, from the coding sequence GTGACGAGCGGCGAAGAGAAGTACTGGTACGTGTTCGCGACCGGCAAGGTCGAGAAGGGCTTCGAGTCGCCGGCCGTCGATCGCGCGGGCCCGTTCGACACCTACGAGGAGGCTGCCGACGCGCCGCGGCTCCTCAAGGAGCGCTCGAAGGCCTGGGCCGAGGAGGAGGCCCGCGAGGACGGCTGGGGCGGATCGGCCCGCGGGGCGGGGGCCGACGACGCCGGACGCGGCGACGCGGACAAGTAG
- the ppgK gene encoding polyphosphate--glucose phosphotransferase: MAAHKRQAVGVDIGGTGIKGAIVDLESGALTSDRIKVATPKGAQPEDVLGAVREVLATLGVDDSDTPLGVAFPAIVKDGRTLSAANVSERWIGFEAEKFFEDGLGRDIHFANDADVAGVAEVRYGAAKGQRGLTLLTTLGTGIGSALIYNGVLVPNTELGHLHRAKHGKDAEAYAAYSAMERDSLTWEAWAKRLQWYYGHLEFLFTPDLFVVGGGVSKHADQFLPLLKLNTPIVPAVHRNNAGIIGAAALAGDER; encoded by the coding sequence ATGGCAGCGCACAAGCGTCAGGCGGTCGGAGTCGACATCGGCGGCACGGGGATCAAGGGGGCGATCGTCGACCTCGAATCCGGCGCGCTGACGAGCGACCGCATCAAGGTCGCGACCCCGAAGGGCGCGCAGCCCGAAGACGTCCTCGGGGCCGTGCGCGAAGTGCTCGCCACGCTCGGCGTCGACGACTCGGACACGCCGTTGGGTGTCGCGTTCCCGGCGATCGTCAAGGACGGACGAACACTGTCCGCGGCGAATGTGTCGGAGCGGTGGATCGGCTTCGAGGCCGAGAAGTTCTTCGAGGACGGGCTCGGCCGCGACATCCACTTCGCGAACGACGCGGACGTCGCCGGTGTCGCCGAGGTGCGGTACGGCGCCGCGAAGGGTCAGCGGGGCCTCACGCTGCTCACCACGCTCGGCACCGGCATCGGCTCGGCGCTCATCTACAACGGGGTGCTCGTGCCGAACACCGAGCTCGGTCACCTGCACCGGGCGAAGCACGGCAAGGATGCCGAGGCGTATGCCGCGTACTCGGCGATGGAGCGCGACAGTCTCACGTGGGAGGCGTGGGCCAAGCGCCTCCAGTGGTACTACGGCCATCTCGAGTTCCTCTTCACCCCCGACCTCTTCGTCGTGGGCGGTGGAGTGTCGAAGCACGCCGACCAGTTCCTGCCGTTGCTGAAGCTCAACACGCCGATCGTGCCCGCGGTGCATCGGAACAACGCGGGGATCATCGGGGCGGCCGCTCTCGCCGGCGACGAACGTTAG
- a CDS encoding cell wall protein yields MRKFFVAAAVSASLLLLAPVGASAAMDPEPPAPSPTSTSYTPDNPDEPTLAGSTAVGECERDVPWISYSVTLTDPDNQSTSDEVYLVITDGVNTIEIFLGTLVNGELSGRVLWPGASVDENGIADGWPGWAFENGEWIEIDGNFAWTRGDITAFIRVNPEVAVALAYPPATPECNANPRNPSTAGFLSSTGMSQLVLPTAIIGGLVLAAGLSLFVLRRRPRN; encoded by the coding sequence ATGCGTAAATTCTTTGTTGCTGCCGCTGTGTCGGCATCGCTGTTGCTTCTGGCGCCCGTCGGCGCCTCCGCGGCGATGGATCCTGAACCGCCGGCCCCGTCGCCGACGAGCACCAGCTACACGCCGGACAACCCTGACGAGCCGACGCTCGCCGGGTCGACCGCCGTCGGCGAGTGCGAGCGCGACGTTCCGTGGATCTCCTACAGCGTGACGCTCACCGACCCCGACAACCAGTCGACGAGCGACGAGGTGTACCTCGTGATCACCGACGGCGTGAACACCATCGAGATCTTCCTGGGCACGTTGGTGAACGGCGAGTTGAGCGGTCGCGTGCTGTGGCCCGGTGCGTCCGTCGATGAGAACGGGATCGCCGACGGCTGGCCGGGCTGGGCGTTCGAGAACGGCGAGTGGATCGAGATCGACGGAAACTTCGCGTGGACGCGCGGCGACATCACCGCGTTCATCCGCGTGAACCCTGAGGTCGCGGTCGCGCTGGCCTACCCGCCCGCGACGCCCGAGTGCAACGCCAACCCGCGCAACCCTTCGACCGCAGGCTTCCTGTCGTCGACGGGCATGAGCCAGCTCGTACTGCCGACCGCGATCATCGGCGGCCTCGTGCTGGCGGCCGGCCTCAGCCTGTTCGTGCTGCGGCGGCGCCCCCGCAACTGA